One genomic region from Apodemus sylvaticus chromosome 1, mApoSyl1.1, whole genome shotgun sequence encodes:
- the LOC127670429 gene encoding zinc finger protein OZF-like isoform X2: MDALTYDEVHVHFTREEWSLLDASQKRLYKDVMIDTCRNFIAIGYNWEDHNIEEYCQSDRRHISLSAYMPCRSSVCLPHGPGGCVGDASCNENSILLEETSKDHLLQLSGHLGPIRSEAPRLPKNRSASGQHARNPVGEKPYEYTQCDKAFICQSHLQNHERIQSQEKSSEGFQHSEVLACHNSLQIHKRPDTGGKTYKCNQCDKAFSQPSKLRVHKRSHTRWKPYKCNQGGKAFSQPSNLQVHERTHTGQKPYECNQCGKAFTEPSKLRIHERRHTGEKPYECNQCGKAFAHRNTLRLHNRTHTGEKPYECNQCGKAFPHQSTLRWHKRTHTGEKPYECNQCDKAFSYQSYLVLHKRTHTGEKPYVCNQCGKTFAQRSHLQTHKVMHTGEKPFKCNQCDKAYTQQSHLRIHERTHTGEKPYKCNQCSKSFASHSHLQSHERIHTGEKPYKCNQCDKTFAQRSSLQLHKRTHSGEKPYKCNQCDKAFAQSSSLQSHKRTHSGEKPYECNQCGKAFSYHSALCVHKRTHTGEKPYECNQSFKAYTLHHQLQNHKKFHTEDAL; the protein is encoded by the exons GATGCATTGACCTATGATGAGGTGCATGTACACTTCACtcgggaggagtggtccttgctGGAtgcatctcagaagagactttacaAAGATGTGATGATTGACACATGCAGGAACTTCATTGCTATAG GATACAATTGGGAAGACCATAATATTGAAGAATATTGTCAAAGTGATAGAAGACATATAAG TTTGTCTGCCTACATGCCATGTAGGTCATCTGTTTGCCTGCCTCATGGGCCGGGAGGATGTGTTGGAGATGCGAGCTGCAATGA aaacagcattcttcttgaagaaacaagcaaagaccaccttcttcagctgtcaggacatctaggccccatccgttctgaagcaccacggctGCCAAAGAATCGATCTGCTTCTGGaca gcatgcaAGAAATCCTGTTggggagaaaccttatgaatatacacaatgtgataaagccttcatATGTCAGAGTCATCTTCAAAACCATGAAAGAATTCAAAGTCAAGAGAAATCCTCTGAAGGTTTTCAACATAGTGAAGTCCTTGCATGTCATAatagtctccaaatacataaaagaccAGATACTGGAGGGAAAacctacaaatgtaatcaatgtgataaagccttttcacaacCCAGTAAACTTCGAGTACATAAGAGATCACATACTAGATGgaaaccctacaaatgtaatcagggtggtaaagccttttcacaaccCAGTAACCTTCAAGTACATGAGAGAACACATACTGGacagaaaccctatgaatgtaatcagtgtggtaaagcctttacagaaCCCAGTAAACTTCGAATACATGAGAGaagacatactggagagaaaccctatgaatgtaatcagtgtggtaaagcctttgcacatcgCAATACTTTGCGCTTGCATaacagaacacatactggagagaaaccctatgaatgtaatcaatgtggtaaagcctttccaCATCAATCTACTTTGCGTTGGCATAAAAGaacgcatactggagagaaaccctatgaatgtaaccagtgtgataaagccttttcatACCAGTCTTATTTGGTCTTGCATaagagaacacatactggagagaaaccttatgtatgtaatcaatgtggtaaaacctttgcacaaAGATCtcatctccaaacacataaaGTAATGCATACAGGTGAGAAACCATTCaagtgtaatcaatgtgataaagcctatacacaacagaGTCATCTCCGAAtacatgaaagaacacatactggagagaaaccttataaatgtaatcagtgCAGCAAATCATTTGCATCTCACAGTCATCTTCAATctcatgaaagaattcatactggagagaaaccttacaaatgtaatcaatgtgataaaacaTTTGCACAACGTTCTAGTCTCCaactacataaaagaacacatagtggagagaaaccctacaaatgcaatcaatgtgataaagcctttgcacaaagcAGTAGTCTCCAAtcgcataaaagaacacatagtggagagaaaccttatgaatgtaatcagtgtggtaaagccttttcatatcactctgctttgtgtgtgcataaaagaacacatactggagagaaaccttatgaatgtaatcaatctTTTAAAGCTTACACACTTCACCATCAGCTCCAAAACCATAAAAAGTTTCATACTGAAGAtgccctatga
- the LOC127670429 gene encoding zinc finger protein 431-like isoform X6, with the protein MDALTYDEVHVHFTREEWSLLDASQKRLYKDVMIDTCRNFIAIGYNWEDHNIEEYCQSDRRHIRHARNPVGEKPYEYTQCDKAFICQSHLQNHERIQSQEKSSEGFQHSEVLACHNSLQIHKRPDTGGKTYKCNQCDKAFSQPSKLRVHKRSHTRWKPYKCNQGGKAFSQPSNLQVHERTHTGQKPYECNQCGKAFTEPSKLRIHERRHTGEKPYECNQCGKAFAHRNTLRLHNRTHTGEKPYECNQCGKAFPHQSTLRWHKRTHTGEKPYECNQCDKAFSYQSYLVLHKRTHTGEKPYVCNQCGKTFAQRSHLQTHKVMHTGEKPFKCNQCDKAYTQQSHLRIHERTHTGEKPYKCNQCSKSFASHSHLQSHERIHTGEKPYKCNQCDKTFAQRSSLQLHKRTHSGEKPYKCNQCDKAFAQSSSLQSHKRTHSGEKPYECNQCGKAFSYHSALCVHKRTHTGEKPYECNQSFKAYTLHHQLQNHKKFHTEDAL; encoded by the exons GATGCATTGACCTATGATGAGGTGCATGTACACTTCACtcgggaggagtggtccttgctGGAtgcatctcagaagagactttacaAAGATGTGATGATTGACACATGCAGGAACTTCATTGCTATAG GATACAATTGGGAAGACCATAATATTGAAGAATATTGTCAAAGTGATAGAAGACATATAAG gcatgcaAGAAATCCTGTTggggagaaaccttatgaatatacacaatgtgataaagccttcatATGTCAGAGTCATCTTCAAAACCATGAAAGAATTCAAAGTCAAGAGAAATCCTCTGAAGGTTTTCAACATAGTGAAGTCCTTGCATGTCATAatagtctccaaatacataaaagaccAGATACTGGAGGGAAAacctacaaatgtaatcaatgtgataaagccttttcacaacCCAGTAAACTTCGAGTACATAAGAGATCACATACTAGATGgaaaccctacaaatgtaatcagggtggtaaagccttttcacaaccCAGTAACCTTCAAGTACATGAGAGAACACATACTGGacagaaaccctatgaatgtaatcagtgtggtaaagcctttacagaaCCCAGTAAACTTCGAATACATGAGAGaagacatactggagagaaaccctatgaatgtaatcagtgtggtaaagcctttgcacatcgCAATACTTTGCGCTTGCATaacagaacacatactggagagaaaccctatgaatgtaatcaatgtggtaaagcctttccaCATCAATCTACTTTGCGTTGGCATAAAAGaacgcatactggagagaaaccctatgaatgtaaccagtgtgataaagccttttcatACCAGTCTTATTTGGTCTTGCATaagagaacacatactggagagaaaccttatgtatgtaatcaatgtggtaaaacctttgcacaaAGATCtcatctccaaacacataaaGTAATGCATACAGGTGAGAAACCATTCaagtgtaatcaatgtgataaagcctatacacaacagaGTCATCTCCGAAtacatgaaagaacacatactggagagaaaccttataaatgtaatcagtgCAGCAAATCATTTGCATCTCACAGTCATCTTCAATctcatgaaagaattcatactggagagaaaccttacaaatgtaatcaatgtgataaaacaTTTGCACAACGTTCTAGTCTCCaactacataaaagaacacatagtggagagaaaccctacaaatgcaatcaatgtgataaagcctttgcacaaagcAGTAGTCTCCAAtcgcataaaagaacacatagtggagagaaaccttatgaatgtaatcagtgtggtaaagccttttcatatcactctgctttgtgtgtgcataaaagaacacatactggagagaaaccttatgaatgtaatcaatctTTTAAAGCTTACACACTTCACCATCAGCTCCAAAACCATAAAAAGTTTCATACTGAAGAtgccctatga
- the LOC127670512 gene encoding aurora kinase C-like gives MESTTSTRKHFTINDFEIGRPLGRVKFGRVYLARLKENHFIVALKVLFKSEIVKERLEHQLRREVEIQTHLQHPNILRLYNYFHDDIRVYLILEYAPGGELYKELQRKQKLTEQRTATIIEELSDALTYCHENKVIHRDIKPENLLLGLRGEVKIADFGWSVHTPSLRRKTMCGTLDYLPPEMIARRMYNETVDLWCIGVLCYELLVGKPPFESNTHSETYRRICKVDFKFPSSVPAGAQDLISKLLRYNPSERLSLAQVLKHPWVREHSQRILPPCSLMAS, from the exons ATGGAGTCCACCACCTCAACCAG GAAGCATTTTACCATCAATGACTTTGAAATCGGTCGTCCTCTGGGCAGGGTGAAATTTGGCCGTGTATACCTGGCTCGACTCaaggaaaatcatttcattgtGGCCCTCAAAGTCCTCTTCAAGTCTGAGATAGTGAAGGAGAGACTGGAGCACCAACTTCGCAGGGAAGTGGAGATCCAGACACACCTACA gCATCCGAATATCCTTCGCCTGTACAACTACTTCCATGACGACATTCGGGTGTACTTAATTCTGGAATATGCTCCAGGAGGTGAGCTCTATAAGGAGcttcagagaaaacagaagttgACCGAACAGCGTACAGCCACG ATAATAGAGGAGTTGTCAGATGCCTTGACCTATTGCCATGAGAACAAAGTGATTCACAGGGACATCAAACCAGAGAATCTCCTGCTGGGCCTCAGGGGTGAGGTGAAGATCGCAGACTTTGGGTGGTCTGTGCATACCCCCTCTCTCAG GAGAAAGACAATGTGCGGGACTCTGGACTACTTGCCCCCGGAAATGATAGCGAGGAGAATGTACAATGAGACAGTTGATCTGTGGTGTATTGGGGTGCTCTGCTATGAGCTGCTGGTGGGAAAGCCCCCGTTTGAGAGCAACACCCACAGCGAGACATACAGACGCATTTGCAAG GTGGATTTCAAGTTTCCTTCATCAGTGCCTGCAGGAGCCCAGGACTTGATCTCCAAGCTTCTTAGGTACAATCCCTCAGAGAGGCTGAGCCTGGCCCAGGTCCTGAAGCACCCCTGGGTCAGGGAACACTCTCAAAGGATCCTGCCTCCCTGTTCTCTGATGGCTTCCTGA
- the LOC127670429 gene encoding zinc finger protein OZF-like isoform X5, which produces MIDTYRNFIAIGYNWEDHNIEEYCQSDRRHISLSAYMPCRSSVCLPHGPGGCVGDASCNENSILLEETSKDHLLQLSGHLGPIRSEAPRLPKNRSASGQHARNPVGEKPYEYTQCDKAFICQSHLQNHERIQSQEKSSEGFQHSEVLACHNSLQIHKRPDTGGKTYKCNQCDKAFSQPSKLRVHKRSHTRWKPYKCNQGGKAFSQPSNLQVHERTHTGQKPYECNQCGKAFTEPSKLRIHERRHTGEKPYECNQCGKAFAHRNTLRLHNRTHTGEKPYECNQCGKAFPHQSTLRWHKRTHTGEKPYECNQCDKAFSYQSYLVLHKRTHTGEKPYVCNQCGKTFAQRSHLQTHKVMHTGEKPFKCNQCDKAYTQQSHLRIHERTHTGEKPYKCNQCSKSFASHSHLQSHERIHTGEKPYKCNQCDKTFAQRSSLQLHKRTHSGEKPYKCNQCDKAFAQSSSLQSHKRTHSGEKPYECNQCGKAFSYHSALCVHKRTHTGEKPYECNQSFKAYTLHHQLQNHKKFHTEDAL; this is translated from the exons GATACAATTGGGAAGACCATAATATTGAAGAATATTGTCAAAGTGATAGAAGACATATAAG TTTGTCTGCCTACATGCCATGTAGGTCATCTGTTTGCCTGCCTCATGGGCCGGGAGGATGTGTTGGAGATGCGAGCTGCAATGA aaacagcattcttcttgaagaaacaagcaaagaccaccttcttcagctgtcaggacatctaggccccatccgttctgaagcaccacggctGCCAAAGAATCGATCTGCTTCTGGaca gcatgcaAGAAATCCTGTTggggagaaaccttatgaatatacacaatgtgataaagccttcatATGTCAGAGTCATCTTCAAAACCATGAAAGAATTCAAAGTCAAGAGAAATCCTCTGAAGGTTTTCAACATAGTGAAGTCCTTGCATGTCATAatagtctccaaatacataaaagaccAGATACTGGAGGGAAAacctacaaatgtaatcaatgtgataaagccttttcacaacCCAGTAAACTTCGAGTACATAAGAGATCACATACTAGATGgaaaccctacaaatgtaatcagggtggtaaagccttttcacaaccCAGTAACCTTCAAGTACATGAGAGAACACATACTGGacagaaaccctatgaatgtaatcagtgtggtaaagcctttacagaaCCCAGTAAACTTCGAATACATGAGAGaagacatactggagagaaaccctatgaatgtaatcagtgtggtaaagcctttgcacatcgCAATACTTTGCGCTTGCATaacagaacacatactggagagaaaccctatgaatgtaatcaatgtggtaaagcctttccaCATCAATCTACTTTGCGTTGGCATAAAAGaacgcatactggagagaaaccctatgaatgtaaccagtgtgataaagccttttcatACCAGTCTTATTTGGTCTTGCATaagagaacacatactggagagaaaccttatgtatgtaatcaatgtggtaaaacctttgcacaaAGATCtcatctccaaacacataaaGTAATGCATACAGGTGAGAAACCATTCaagtgtaatcaatgtgataaagcctatacacaacagaGTCATCTCCGAAtacatgaaagaacacatactggagagaaaccttataaatgtaatcagtgCAGCAAATCATTTGCATCTCACAGTCATCTTCAATctcatgaaagaattcatactggagagaaaccttacaaatgtaatcaatgtgataaaacaTTTGCACAACGTTCTAGTCTCCaactacataaaagaacacatagtggagagaaaccctacaaatgcaatcaatgtgataaagcctttgcacaaagcAGTAGTCTCCAAtcgcataaaagaacacatagtggagagaaaccttatgaatgtaatcagtgtggtaaagccttttcatatcactctgctttgtgtgtgcataaaagaacacatactggagagaaaccttatgaatgtaatcaatctTTTAAAGCTTACACACTTCACCATCAGCTCCAAAACCATAAAAAGTTTCATACTGAAGAtgccctatga
- the LOC127670429 gene encoding zinc finger protein 431-like isoform X7: MIDTYRNFIAIGYNWEDHNIEEYCQSDRRHIRHARNPVGEKPYEYTQCDKAFICQSHLQNHERIQSQEKSSEGFQHSEVLACHNSLQIHKRPDTGGKTYKCNQCDKAFSQPSKLRVHKRSHTRWKPYKCNQGGKAFSQPSNLQVHERTHTGQKPYECNQCGKAFTEPSKLRIHERRHTGEKPYECNQCGKAFAHRNTLRLHNRTHTGEKPYECNQCGKAFPHQSTLRWHKRTHTGEKPYECNQCDKAFSYQSYLVLHKRTHTGEKPYVCNQCGKTFAQRSHLQTHKVMHTGEKPFKCNQCDKAYTQQSHLRIHERTHTGEKPYKCNQCSKSFASHSHLQSHERIHTGEKPYKCNQCDKTFAQRSSLQLHKRTHSGEKPYKCNQCDKAFAQSSSLQSHKRTHSGEKPYECNQCGKAFSYHSALCVHKRTHTGEKPYECNQSFKAYTLHHQLQNHKKFHTEDAL; the protein is encoded by the exons GATACAATTGGGAAGACCATAATATTGAAGAATATTGTCAAAGTGATAGAAGACATATAAG gcatgcaAGAAATCCTGTTggggagaaaccttatgaatatacacaatgtgataaagccttcatATGTCAGAGTCATCTTCAAAACCATGAAAGAATTCAAAGTCAAGAGAAATCCTCTGAAGGTTTTCAACATAGTGAAGTCCTTGCATGTCATAatagtctccaaatacataaaagaccAGATACTGGAGGGAAAacctacaaatgtaatcaatgtgataaagccttttcacaacCCAGTAAACTTCGAGTACATAAGAGATCACATACTAGATGgaaaccctacaaatgtaatcagggtggtaaagccttttcacaaccCAGTAACCTTCAAGTACATGAGAGAACACATACTGGacagaaaccctatgaatgtaatcagtgtggtaaagcctttacagaaCCCAGTAAACTTCGAATACATGAGAGaagacatactggagagaaaccctatgaatgtaatcagtgtggtaaagcctttgcacatcgCAATACTTTGCGCTTGCATaacagaacacatactggagagaaaccctatgaatgtaatcaatgtggtaaagcctttccaCATCAATCTACTTTGCGTTGGCATAAAAGaacgcatactggagagaaaccctatgaatgtaaccagtgtgataaagccttttcatACCAGTCTTATTTGGTCTTGCATaagagaacacatactggagagaaaccttatgtatgtaatcaatgtggtaaaacctttgcacaaAGATCtcatctccaaacacataaaGTAATGCATACAGGTGAGAAACCATTCaagtgtaatcaatgtgataaagcctatacacaacagaGTCATCTCCGAAtacatgaaagaacacatactggagagaaaccttataaatgtaatcagtgCAGCAAATCATTTGCATCTCACAGTCATCTTCAATctcatgaaagaattcatactggagagaaaccttacaaatgtaatcaatgtgataaaacaTTTGCACAACGTTCTAGTCTCCaactacataaaagaacacatagtggagagaaaccctacaaatgcaatcaatgtgataaagcctttgcacaaagcAGTAGTCTCCAAtcgcataaaagaacacatagtggagagaaaccttatgaatgtaatcagtgtggtaaagccttttcatatcactctgctttgtgtgtgcataaaagaacacatactggagagaaaccttatgaatgtaatcaatctTTTAAAGCTTACACACTTCACCATCAGCTCCAAAACCATAAAAAGTTTCATACTGAAGAtgccctatga